Proteins encoded together in one Salarchaeum sp. JOR-1 window:
- the thsA gene encoding thermosome subunit alpha has product MAANTMSPVFILGNDAQRTRGRDAHSSNITAGKAVADAVRTTLGPKGMDKLLVDATGNVVVTNDGVTILEEMDIEHPAAKMLVDVARTQEDEVGDGTTTAAVLAGNLLARAEDLLDSDVHPTTVVEGYAAARDLALDALDDLALDAELDDALLARVAATSMTGKGTGDGSADRLADLVVAAIRHVEDDERVRRDDVRVHTLAGPSADATELVEGVVTENSPVRDDMPRDVSDATVAVLDAKLDTRETSANVEYAVTSADQLNAALDAEAAELREYARLLADAGVDVVFCTKTVDSRAAAALADGGVAVFANVSSSDAAAIASATGAFALGDVRDIDPDDLGYAASVRVETYGDDDLTFVEAGRNARAVTLLVRGSTEHVAAELERALGDALDVVAVALAGDGVVPGAGCTEIVLADAIREGAPSIDGRAQLAAEAFADALDVLPRTLAENTGMDPIDALVDLRAANETGRAGIVTDGETGALADPVDHGVLDPAAVKRDALDAATEAATIVVRIDDIIAAN; this is encoded by the coding sequence ATGGCAGCGAACACGATGAGTCCCGTCTTCATCCTCGGAAACGACGCCCAGCGAACCCGCGGTCGCGACGCGCACTCCTCGAACATCACGGCCGGGAAAGCCGTCGCGGACGCCGTCCGCACCACGCTCGGCCCGAAAGGCATGGACAAGCTGCTCGTGGACGCCACGGGGAACGTCGTCGTCACGAACGACGGCGTCACGATTCTGGAGGAGATGGACATCGAACACCCCGCCGCGAAGATGCTCGTGGACGTGGCGCGAACCCAGGAGGACGAGGTCGGCGACGGCACCACCACGGCCGCCGTGCTCGCCGGGAACCTCCTCGCGCGCGCCGAAGACCTCCTCGACAGCGACGTCCACCCGACGACCGTCGTCGAGGGGTACGCGGCCGCCCGCGACCTCGCGCTCGACGCGCTCGACGACCTCGCCTTGGACGCCGAACTCGACGACGCCTTGCTCGCGCGCGTCGCCGCGACCAGCATGACCGGGAAGGGCACGGGCGACGGCTCCGCCGACCGGCTCGCCGACCTCGTCGTCGCCGCCATCCGCCACGTCGAAGACGACGAGCGCGTGCGCCGCGACGACGTGCGCGTCCACACGCTCGCCGGCCCGTCCGCGGACGCGACCGAGCTCGTCGAGGGCGTCGTCACGGAGAACTCGCCCGTCCGCGATGACATGCCCCGGGACGTGTCCGACGCGACCGTCGCCGTGCTCGACGCGAAGCTCGACACCCGCGAGACCAGCGCGAACGTCGAGTACGCCGTCACGAGCGCCGACCAGCTGAACGCCGCGCTCGACGCCGAGGCCGCCGAACTCCGCGAGTACGCGCGCCTCCTCGCCGACGCCGGCGTCGACGTGGTGTTCTGCACGAAGACGGTGGACTCCCGCGCCGCCGCCGCCCTCGCCGACGGGGGCGTCGCGGTGTTCGCGAACGTGTCGTCCTCCGACGCGGCGGCCATCGCGTCCGCCACCGGCGCGTTCGCGCTCGGCGACGTGCGCGACATCGACCCCGACGACCTCGGGTACGCCGCGTCCGTCCGCGTCGAGACGTACGGCGACGACGACCTGACGTTCGTCGAGGCCGGCCGCAACGCCCGCGCCGTCACGCTCCTCGTGCGCGGCAGCACCGAGCACGTCGCCGCGGAACTCGAACGCGCGCTCGGCGACGCGCTCGACGTGGTCGCGGTCGCGCTCGCCGGCGACGGCGTCGTCCCGGGCGCCGGCTGCACCGAAATCGTGCTCGCCGACGCCATCCGCGAGGGCGCACCGTCGATCGACGGCCGCGCCCAGCTCGCCGCCGAAGCGTTCGCCGACGCGCTCGACGTCCTCCCGCGCACGCTCGCCGAGAACACCGGCATGGATCCCATCGACGCCCTCGTCGACCTCCGGGCCGCGAACGAAACCGGACGCGCGGGCATCGTCACCGACGGCGAGACCGGCGCGCTCG
- a CDS encoding amidohydrolase family protein — MLELEHGFRIVDVHARLHAGPEPPLRGRDVDAEGLERELHQAGVVRAAVFPGEQANERGYLRANNAVARQTVERPFVALARIDGPRDPGTDAASRLRNLRVSRESYHTDPDDVEQYAYDDRFHGFRLHPPRDGLPDAETLDALGDADLPVLVHAGRDFPPETVADTLLDRGFPVILGHFGGHPLDRDAMADALALLDRYDGLYLDTSAVRYRDILERGITEHPDRVVFGSGTPSVHPDVAVMEILTLDVPEDLMGRVFSKNPGRVIDALRE, encoded by the coding sequence ATGCTGGAACTCGAACACGGGTTCCGAATCGTGGACGTCCACGCGCGCCTCCACGCCGGCCCGGAACCCCCGCTCCGCGGCCGCGACGTGGACGCCGAGGGGCTGGAGCGCGAACTCCACCAGGCCGGCGTGGTGCGCGCCGCCGTCTTTCCCGGCGAGCAGGCGAACGAGCGCGGCTACCTCCGCGCGAACAACGCCGTCGCCCGGCAGACCGTCGAGCGGCCGTTCGTCGCGCTCGCCCGCATCGACGGCCCCCGCGACCCCGGAACAGACGCGGCCTCGCGCCTCCGGAACCTGCGCGTATCCCGCGAGAGCTACCACACCGACCCCGACGACGTGGAGCAGTACGCGTACGACGACCGCTTCCACGGCTTCCGCCTCCACCCGCCCCGCGACGGCCTCCCCGACGCGGAGACGCTGGACGCGCTCGGCGACGCCGACCTCCCGGTTCTCGTGCACGCCGGCCGCGACTTCCCGCCCGAGACGGTCGCGGACACCCTCCTCGACCGCGGGTTCCCCGTGATTCTCGGGCATTTCGGCGGCCATCCGCTCGACCGCGACGCGATGGCGGACGCGCTCGCCCTCCTCGACCGCTACGACGGCCTCTACCTCGACACGAGCGCCGTCCGGTACCGCGACATCCTCGAACGCGGCATCACCGAACACCCCGACCGGGTAGTGTTCGGGAGCGGGACGCCGAGCGTCCACCCCGACGTGGCCGTGATGGAGATACTGACGCTGGACGTGCCCGAGGACTTGATGGGGCGTGTGTTCTCGAAGAACCCGGGACGCGTCATCGACGCCCTCCGCGAGTGA
- a CDS encoding glycosyltransferase encodes MDLSVVVPTLNARDRLAATLDSLGAHAPDAEVVVVNGPSADGTSGLVRDHPAVDVLLELSERNVNAARNAGLAAATGDALALVGQASCVREGWTAAVRDGLAGSDAVTGPVHRDVAGGHTTESVERRRIRGREVTYFAGGNVALTRDAIEALDGFDEYLETGAARDAAHRLAEMDRTVAWQPGMAVVRTEADDVTHRVAADADVPLWGVKYRSLAYRLAKNYGVHPTVPYRIGRHALTDALRVARDVLTGDERPSEWAADGRAVLQNTVRGARDGLGARRADDPPRRNPNGISQRMNRTLARYD; translated from the coding sequence ATGGACCTGTCGGTGGTAGTGCCCACGCTCAACGCCCGGGATCGTCTCGCGGCGACCCTCGACTCGCTCGGCGCACACGCGCCGGACGCCGAGGTCGTCGTCGTGAACGGCCCGTCCGCGGACGGGACGAGCGGTCTGGTGCGCGACCACCCGGCGGTCGACGTACTCCTCGAACTCTCCGAGCGCAACGTCAACGCCGCCCGGAACGCCGGTCTCGCCGCAGCGACTGGTGACGCGCTCGCGCTCGTCGGACAGGCGAGCTGCGTCCGCGAAGGCTGGACTGCCGCCGTCCGCGACGGACTCGCGGGCTCGGACGCCGTCACCGGTCCCGTCCACCGCGACGTGGCCGGCGGCCACACCACGGAATCCGTCGAACGCCGTCGTATCCGCGGCCGCGAGGTCACTTACTTCGCCGGCGGGAACGTCGCGCTCACGCGGGACGCAATCGAGGCGCTCGACGGCTTCGACGAGTACCTCGAAACCGGCGCCGCCCGCGACGCCGCCCACCGACTCGCCGAGATGGACAGAACCGTCGCCTGGCAGCCCGGCATGGCGGTCGTCCGCACCGAGGCCGACGACGTGACCCACCGGGTCGCCGCGGACGCGGACGTGCCGCTCTGGGGCGTGAAGTACCGGTCGCTCGCCTACCGTCTCGCCAAGAACTACGGCGTCCACCCGACCGTCCCCTACCGCATCGGCCGCCACGCCCTCACCGACGCGCTCCGGGTCGCCAGGGACGTGCTCACCGGCGACGAACGCCCCTCCGAATGGGCCGCGGACGGCCGCGCCGTCCTCCAGAACACCGTCCGCGGCGCACGCGACGGCCTCGGCGCGCGCCGCGCCGACGACCCGCCGCGCCGCAACCCAAACGGCATCTCCCAGCGCATGAACCGCACCCTCGCCCGCTACGACTAA
- a CDS encoding class I SAM-dependent methyltransferase yields the protein MKGQEWYQASDVAEEYDEKRFSRGGQLIDRREKRAVLEAIGPVEDKRVLEIACGTGRFTVMLADRGADIVGLDISSAMLQEGREKARAAGVDDHLEFMRGDAARLPFPDDHFDTVFAMRFFHLADTPAKFLSEMARVSKTQVFFDTFNDTSTRSLYNWLLPMGSRLYSDDEVRDLVTGANLRLADAEHDFVLPYGLYRKLPDWFANTLRSADTSLGRTRVGDALASVSYWDARV from the coding sequence GTGAAGGGACAGGAGTGGTATCAGGCCTCCGACGTCGCGGAGGAGTACGACGAGAAGCGATTCTCCCGCGGCGGACAGCTTATCGACCGGCGCGAGAAACGAGCCGTCCTCGAAGCCATCGGGCCCGTCGAAGACAAACGCGTCCTCGAAATCGCCTGCGGCACCGGCCGATTCACCGTGATGCTCGCCGACCGCGGCGCCGACATCGTCGGCCTCGACATCTCCAGCGCGATGCTTCAGGAGGGCCGCGAGAAGGCGCGCGCCGCCGGCGTGGACGACCACCTCGAGTTCATGCGCGGCGACGCCGCCCGCCTCCCGTTCCCCGACGACCACTTCGACACCGTGTTCGCGATGCGCTTTTTCCACCTCGCGGACACGCCCGCGAAGTTCCTCAGCGAGATGGCGCGCGTCTCCAAGACCCAGGTGTTCTTCGACACCTTCAACGACACCTCGACGCGCTCGCTCTACAACTGGCTCCTCCCGATGGGGTCGCGGCTCTACTCCGACGACGAGGTCCGCGACCTCGTCACGGGCGCGAACCTCCGCCTCGCGGACGCGGAACACGACTTCGTCCTCCCCTACGGCCTCTACCGGAAACTCCCCGACTGGTTCGCGAACACACTGCGATCCGCGGACACCTCACTCGGTCGGACGCGCGTCGGCGACGCGCTCGCGTCCGTCTCCTACTGGGACGCGAGAGTGTAA
- a CDS encoding helix-turn-helix domain-containing protein has protein sequence MSTTAEQHVATDDEEFRERLRELPPSAKLVAKVLEMDSPLSQGDLAEETLLPDRTVRYALNRLDDAGLVSARYSFEDARKQVYYLDA, from the coding sequence ATGAGTACGACCGCGGAGCAACACGTAGCTACGGACGACGAGGAATTCAGGGAGCGCCTGCGCGAACTCCCCCCGAGCGCGAAACTCGTCGCGAAGGTTCTCGAGATGGACTCCCCGCTCTCCCAGGGCGACCTCGCCGAGGAGACCCTCCTCCCCGACCGCACCGTCCGCTACGCGCTCAACCGCCTCGACGACGCCGGCCTCGTCAGCGCCCGGTACAGCTTCGAGGACGCGCGCAAGCAAGTGTACTACCTCGACGCGTAG